The DNA segment CGGGTCGGCGACCTGCCCATGCTTATTAACGATCTTTAATGATCTATCGCTCATCGGGCTAGGCCACCGGTAACTTGGTGGTGCAAGTTACGGGCTTCATTTTAACACTTCTTAATGAAGGCAAGGATCGGCTATTGATATCCACATTCAACCATACAAGGTACTCCAGCCGACGCCAAAAAGCGGCGCGGCTAAGCTTAAACGTTAGGTTGCTTTTCTGCCCTATTAGTCACGTAAATTTACTCGAAGCAAGGAACGTGTAGGTTGTCGAACGATCAAGTTGAAAAATCATTATTGGAGTCCGTCCGGGAGTGGATCTGCGATAACTACTCAGTACGAGTAAGATTTATTGCGGAAGTTGACGTGGAGGGCTTTAGGCTTTGGGAAGCCGCGATAGGGTTTACGCCGCTGCTACTTAAAGAAGATAATTCATTTTCAATAAAATCGGAAAAAATACTTGTCGGGCAAATAGATCTTAATCTAGCGACAAAACAAAATTGTTTAGATATTTTTGAGAAAGCAATGCGCGGCGTTATCGATACCCCAGATGGTGTGGTGACGCTTGCTACGGAAACAGGTTACAGCTGTTACTCAGAGACAAGCCACAGAGACCGTTGGTATTATGACTTGCATCTGTCTGTGAGAGGGAGTGTCAATAACCCAGTATCAGGGCATGACTTGGCGCAGATTGATAATATTTTGCGTCTTTCCACGCCTCCGTTCGATGGTATTTACGATGCCGCTACATGGTTGGGTCTGGGTGGCGCGATTCAGGGCCACAATAATTCGGTAATAGAATTAAGAATTAGTCCTCCCGTCGATTTATTCTTCGAAAAGTGCGCGCTAGTTGACGACACATTTAGCTTGGCATTACATGCCCTTCCTGGGTTCGATACAAGTCTTCTTCATGTGGCAGTTAGAGGCGCGCCTGGAGACAACTTAAAGACACGCCTTCAAATCGCCTCTGAGATAATATGGGAGCAGAGAGAAGATAACCTGGTTCTAGGTACAGCATCTGTTGAGTTAAGTAATTCAGACAGTGTTATTGTCATGCTAATGATTGGAAACTCAATTGTCCGGAGGCAGTGGTTTTTAGACCCAAGCAAGGCCAGAAACAATCGATTGCTAGCAGTTCAAAGTTTTGATAGTGAACTGAAAATGATAAAAAATGCAGTATTAGAAACACCGGATTCATCCAGATTCGAAAATGGGATAGCTGCTCTGTTATTCATCTTAGGTTTTTCTCCTTGTGTTCAACTTGAAACAGATTCTCCGGATTTAATTGTTCAAACGCCTAATGGCCGGCTTATTCTTATTGAGTGCACATTGCGAATCGCAGATTTCTCAGCGAAAGTCGGTAAGCTCGTCGATAGAAGGGGTAAGTTAATTAAAGAGCTAGAAAAAAGTGGGCATTCTAGCTCAATAGCAACGGTACTCGTTTGTAGGCTTCCGAGAGATCAAATTGCGGCTCACGCTGAAGATTTAGCATCATATAAGACAATACTAATTACGCACAAGCAATTGAAAAACGCATTTGATCAAGTCCGTTACCATAACGATCCGGACAGTATTTTAGACGAGGCAGAGTCCGCGCTTAACGATGATAACCAAATGACGCTTGGATTGGAGTCTTAGTGAATAGCAACCATACAATGCGGCCCAGTCCGACGCGGCAGAGCCGCGCGCCTGGCCTTAATCGTTCATAAAATTAACAAGTGATATGAATATCGGCGGTATCGTAGCAAGAGCTGCATTGCTCAAAGAGCAAATGAAAAAAAGGCCCTGTAAGCGCTGTGGCCTGCTATACGACCCAACAAAAGATAAGAGATGCCCCCATTGTGACCACCTTGATCAAAAAGGGCTGGAAGCGCTAATTGAAAAGCGGAAACGTGAGCATCAAGGTAATAAACAGCTCGGCAAGGTATTCTTTTTTGTTGCACTTGTCATATTTATGCTCATGCTGATTCTTTGGCTATCACAAAGTATATAATAAGATATCATGCTCAAATACTGCCCATACTGTACTAAACCATTAGGCTTTATACCGCTTATCAAGCAACGGCTTTTCGCAAAAGAGAGTGCAGCACTGATCTGTGATAAATGTGGCTCTTCCATCTCCCAGTCGGGAAGCGCTAAACTCGGGATTTTGATTGGTGGCGGCGGCATCTGTGGCTATTTCTGGGGCCAGCTGCTAGGCGATTTTCTGCCCAACAGTTGGCTGAGTCTCGCATCAAGTCTCCTGGTTGCTTGCGTCATCGTTGTCCTGCTTGCCTACTGGACGGCCCCGATAAAGCGAGGTTAGCTGATAATCCCCTTGATTACGCATCCTTGATGAAGATATGAAATTAACGCCTTACGATAAATCTGATGAAGTGGAAATCAAGCAGCTATTTACTGAGGTATTCTCTGATGCTGAAGGAGAGCCGGAGGGTGTACTGATCGGGAACCTGGTGGCTGATTTAATCAACACTACCGAGCCTGACGATATTTTTGGGTTCGTCGTCACTGAACAGGAACAAATCATTGGATCCATTTTCTTTACAAGATTGATTTTTGATACCCCTGTTGAGGCTTTTATTCTGTCACCCGTGGCGATCCGGACAAACCAACAGGGAAAAGGTGTTGGGCAACAATTGATTAATTATGGAATTGAACAAATGAGGGATATGGGAGTTAAACTGCTATTTACCTATGGCGATCCAAATTTCTACTCAAAAGTGGGGTTCCGAAGCATTACCGAAGAGATCGTAAAAGCACCTTTGGAATTAACTCAACCGGAAGGATGGCTTTGCCAATCCCTGGATGGTGGTGAAACAGCGCCTATAGCGGGTAAATCAACTTGCGTTACAGCACTCAATAAACCTGAATATTGGTAATAGATATCAGTCATCGAAGTAATAGATCATGAAAAATTATCTGCTTATTATCCTGTTTTGTTTTGCAGCCTACAAAGGTTGGAATTACCTCACCAAAGAGAGTGTCGAGCCACTCTATGCAACACCCTATGTTGCGGTATACGGGCGTAATTCATGCGGCTGGACCAAGAAGATGCTTAAAGAGTTGAAGACTTCTGACATTCCCTATGAATATCATATTGTGGATAAGCGGGAAGTCGCTGATTTACTCCATGCCAGGATGCAGCAGTCGGGAATCAGCACCAGGAGATATAATCTCCCGGTGGTTGATGTGAATGGCAGGTTAAGTGTCAGGCCAGATAGTGGAGGGATTATTTCGGAATATCAGGCATCCCTGTGAATGTGATTGAAAGCAGGGCAAGGGCAGCTCTATAATCTGCCCTCACCCTTGCCTTTTGACCTCATCAGATAGTAAACCGCGCAACCAATCCCTGCAGTTCAGTCGCCATATGGGCCAGGTTCTGACTCGCCTCCGCTGTCTCGCCTGCGCCATCGGCAGTCTGGGTCGACATGTCATTGATCTTGACGATATTGCGATTGATCTCTTCAGCCACTGATCCCTGCTCTTCCGCGGCACTGGCGATCTGGGTGGACATCTCGTTGATCTTCTCCACGGCCTGGGTGATGGTGGCCAAGGCGGTGCCGGTTTGGGTGGCTAATTCAACCGCTGATTGCGCCTCTTCCCGGCTCTGATCCATCACTGTCACCGCCTGACGGGAACCCGATTGGAGTTTTTCGATCATGTCATTGATCTCGTCGGTCGACTGGCGTGTGCGGCCAGCCAGGGTGCGCACTTCATCGGCGACCACGGCAAACCCCCGCCCCTGCTCACCGGCGCGTGCCGCTTCTATTGCCGCATTCAGGGCCAACAAGTTGGTTTGATCCGCGATACCCTTAATCACATCCAGCACCGTATTGATGGCTTCACTGTGGTGTTCCAGATCGTTGATGGTCTGGGAAGAGCTCTCCACCTGGTCGGCCAGCTTGTTGATCTGGGTGACCGCTTTTTGCACGATCTCGGAACCTTGCCGGGTCTGATCGAAGGCATCATCAGCGGCACTGGCCGTGTGATTGATGTTAACTGCAACCTCTTGAACCGTGGCGGTCATTTCATTCATGGCGGTTGCCACCTGCTCAGTCTCTGAACGCTGAGTATGAATGGTCTCGCTGGTCTGGGTGGTTATCGACGACATCTCTTCCGATGCGGTTGACAACTGTTCGGTGGTTTCAGAAATATCCGCCAGCATGTCGAGCAGATTCCTGCGCATGCCGTTGATTGCCGTGAGCAACTCACCTATTTCATCACGGCTGGTAACTTCGAGATCCTGAGTCAGATCACCGGATGCAATGACCGTCGCCTTGCGAATTGCGCTTACGATGAATGTAGCGAATATAGTGCTGACAACGAAACCAATGGCGACGCTTACCAACGCGATAACAGTCAGGGTAGCAACGGCTGTATGTTCGTGGGCCTCGGCACGCTTGGCGCTCTCCTCGGTGAAATGTCCGATCTCCACCAAGAGGGCTTCAAGGGACTTGTCCAGGTTCTCCTCTTCTTGTTCCACTTTTTCGGCCAGTTCTTCCGCATGATGCGCCTTTCCCTCTGTGTAGGCGACAAACACCTCGTGGGCATGTCCTACAAACTCCACGTGCGCCGCTTCAATGGCTTTCAGCTGATTATTTACGGCGGCAAACTCACTTTTAACATCGCCTGAGCTATGCGCCATGGCCTCTTGGGCCAATTGCTCTGCTTCGTGGAGTTCAGCCTCTATTCCCTCTGTGCCTTCATCAAAGGCCTTGATCGACTCGCGAAAACGAGCTAAAGCCGTATCTTCTGTTTTCAAGGTACTGCCATAGTGCAAAGCGCGTTCGAATTGCACTGCCTGTTCCAGTTGATGAACGGTGATCTGGGCAATCTTTTCCGTGAGTGGTATATCCTCTTCGGCAATGGTGACCAACTCTTTGCCTATGCTGTTCATGGAGTAGATGGCATACACTGAACTGACAATCAGCAAGCCGAGCAGAATGCTGGCAAAGCCCATTAACTTGGCTTTTAACGACATATTGTTAAGTAGATTTTTCATGGTGATATTCTCATTGACTTGAGTCTTAATCGGAGGTCAGCATTGAACGCCAATGCATGGGCTGAAGCGGACGGGCATTTTTACCAACAAGTCTTGCGAACTGTTTGACTTGCGCATCCGATACTTCCACCGGGGTTTTCATTACAAACCAGTTGACGTTTTCGCTGCAGGGGGGAGTGGTCAATGATCCACTATAGTGAAATAGCTGGCGATCGGCGGGGAGCAGATCGGCAGCGTTGATCGTGACTCCTTGAGCTAATTTGACCTCATTAATATTACCCGAAACATTATCGAGCACTTTCCTAAGGGTTGGATTCTCTTTACCCCTTTTGAGCAACACACCGATAACAGCCAGGTTGCCATCGGCACTCTTGTGCACAAGATGGACTTCCATTGCGTAGCGCTCACCCTCATGAGCATGCTCACTGGGGGTATGAAAATGGAACTGAAGCAGTTTGTAGGGGACATCACCCAGCATCAATGTGCTGTTATGCACGGGCTTGCGTTGTACCGGGTATGACTTACCGCCAATAGTGACCTTTTCTTCCTGACCCAGAGTGTTGTAGTTGGCCTGCAGGGTATGACCATTGTTCAACACAAGCAGGGGAATGGGCTGGTATTGAAACTGCAGAGGATACAGGTCTGATGGGGTTTCATTCCAGATATCCACCGGGGATTGGCGCTTACCGCTGCCGCATAGAGCGTACTCCTTAGATAAGCTGTCCCACTCGTCGGGACCGGTAGCCCCCGAATATCCCCAGTGCGAGGTGTGTCCAGTTGCGGCGTGCAGGTTGGTCGCGGCGATGAGGCCACTGAAAGGTAAGGCGAATAACAGCAGGGTCTGGAATATGATTCCAGAAAAAATATGTTTACTCGTACTCATTGCCGAGCCCTCAAAAGTGTAATGAAATCATCGGGACATCCGAAGATCATTTACAACACAACCCATCACCCTGATTTCAATTAACAAACTGGCGTGATGAGGGGGCGACATCCTATCTGAATCCTGTGATCAATCTCCTCTATTTTTCCTGTGATCTGGTATTCACAGCGGCTGGACTAAACCAATCTTTAAGAATAATTGTATATTTTTTACTCAATTACAATCTTTGATTATGTCGTGGATTACCAAGGGAAATACCAAGGAATTGGCAGGGCTGGCAAGATACCCATTTATCGAATACTTCATGTGCAATATTCAATTGCTGCGTTGCCATTTTTTGTGGTTTTTAACCGGCATCACCCGAGGAATTTAGTTCCTTTATTTGCATGGAGAATCACTCAGCAATAATTATCTGCATGGATTACGAAAGG comes from the Candidatus Thiodiazotropha sp. CDECU1 genome and includes:
- a CDS encoding GNAT family N-acetyltransferase; its protein translation is MKLTPYDKSDEVEIKQLFTEVFSDAEGEPEGVLIGNLVADLINTTEPDDIFGFVVTEQEQIIGSIFFTRLIFDTPVEAFILSPVAIRTNQQGKGVGQQLINYGIEQMRDMGVKLLFTYGDPNFYSKVGFRSITEEIVKAPLELTQPEGWLCQSLDGGETAPIAGKSTCVTALNKPEYW
- a CDS encoding glutaredoxin family protein, yielding MKNYLLIILFCFAAYKGWNYLTKESVEPLYATPYVAVYGRNSCGWTKKMLKELKTSDIPYEYHIVDKREVADLLHARMQQSGISTRRYNLPVVDVNGRLSVRPDSGGIISEYQASL
- a CDS encoding methyl-accepting chemotaxis protein — protein: MKNLLNNMSLKAKLMGFASILLGLLIVSSVYAIYSMNSIGKELVTIAEEDIPLTEKIAQITVHQLEQAVQFERALHYGSTLKTEDTALARFRESIKAFDEGTEGIEAELHEAEQLAQEAMAHSSGDVKSEFAAVNNQLKAIEAAHVEFVGHAHEVFVAYTEGKAHHAEELAEKVEQEEENLDKSLEALLVEIGHFTEESAKRAEAHEHTAVATLTVIALVSVAIGFVVSTIFATFIVSAIRKATVIASGDLTQDLEVTSRDEIGELLTAINGMRRNLLDMLADISETTEQLSTASEEMSSITTQTSETIHTQRSETEQVATAMNEMTATVQEVAVNINHTASAADDAFDQTRQGSEIVQKAVTQINKLADQVESSSQTINDLEHHSEAINTVLDVIKGIADQTNLLALNAAIEAARAGEQGRGFAVVADEVRTLAGRTRQSTDEINDMIEKLQSGSRQAVTVMDQSREEAQSAVELATQTGTALATITQAVEKINEMSTQIASAAEEQGSVAEEINRNIVKINDMSTQTADGAGETAEASQNLAHMATELQGLVARFTI
- a CDS encoding carbonic anhydrase, encoding MSTSKHIFSGIIFQTLLLFALPFSGLIAATNLHAATGHTSHWGYSGATGPDEWDSLSKEYALCGSGKRQSPVDIWNETPSDLYPLQFQYQPIPLLVLNNGHTLQANYNTLGQEEKVTIGGKSYPVQRKPVHNSTLMLGDVPYKLLQFHFHTPSEHAHEGERYAMEVHLVHKSADGNLAVIGVLLKRGKENPTLRKVLDNVSGNINEVKLAQGVTINAADLLPADRQLFHYSGSLTTPPCSENVNWFVMKTPVEVSDAQVKQFARLVGKNARPLQPMHWRSMLTSD